The following proteins are encoded in a genomic region of Waddlia chondrophila WSU 86-1044:
- a CDS encoding tyrosine-type recombinase/integrase, with the protein MVLDPVKPGKEMSTKDIGRFLEENKSGFCSSELLKCVLLNIPITVAVKEWLATIENPDTKRKYKKAMERIFALEPLSDVTKRNCAITTLDKNWSGAVGIYKLMEEIEAPESAIKTCQSVFSRFCDFIRIATLGIVDPEETPKQKEDYYAVSILYENTDWEEFISSMRTPFNLLAEMTFLAAKSCELRLRLANSKKNILSLDTSQINFQNNTISFKSEQSYQVTDILGHPLCIPFTESFMKKLKDYIGERKGVVFLSKKNKPLFATQVQREFKKASKNLPNEITPVMLGWAGVLAYKEKSKKKFPFK; encoded by the coding sequence ATGGTTTTAGATCCTGTAAAGCCAGGAAAAGAGATGTCCACCAAAGACATAGGGCGGTTTCTTGAAGAGAACAAAAGCGGTTTCTGTTCCTCAGAATTATTGAAGTGTGTCCTGTTGAATATCCCCATTACAGTTGCTGTTAAGGAATGGTTGGCCACAATAGAAAATCCTGACACAAAAAGAAAATACAAGAAAGCAATGGAACGCATATTCGCACTAGAGCCGCTTAGTGACGTTACAAAAAGAAACTGTGCAATAACAACACTCGACAAGAATTGGTCTGGAGCAGTGGGAATATATAAGCTTATGGAAGAGATCGAAGCTCCTGAGTCCGCCATTAAGACTTGCCAAAGTGTTTTCTCTAGATTTTGTGATTTTATACGCATAGCAACTCTTGGAATTGTAGACCCAGAAGAGACTCCAAAGCAAAAAGAAGACTATTATGCGGTTTCAATTTTATACGAAAACACCGACTGGGAAGAGTTTATTTCAAGCATGAGGACTCCATTCAACCTGCTTGCAGAAATGACATTTCTTGCAGCAAAATCTTGCGAACTCCGACTTAGACTTGCAAACTCCAAGAAAAATATTCTCTCTCTTGATACTTCGCAGATAAACTTCCAAAATAACACTATTTCTTTCAAATCAGAACAGAGCTACCAGGTAACAGACATACTTGGTCATCCTCTTTGCATCCCTTTTACTGAAAGTTTTATGAAAAAACTTAAAGACTACATAGGGGAAAGAAAGGGGGTTGTCTTCCTATCCAAAAAAAACAAACCTTTGTTCGCAACGCAAGTGCAAAGGGAATTCAAAAAGGCTTCTAAAAACCTGCCAAATGAAATTACCCCTGTCATGCTGGGATGGGCTGGCGTTCTAGCCTA
- a CDS encoding ParA family protein yields MKTIISCLNLKGGCGKSSTIVNLGGVFSENKKKPLLIDLDEQQSSTHWARQGGDKFPFPVIPLSIETAGKVKSEIERLANEHKADTILIDTPPQLEDDALITALLSDIVLIPVSPSPLDLWAAQQAVNTIKDAREERGGKLPKAILIPSRVMNRTTLAKDIKGSLKAFGEPISPAISLRVAIAEAAIAGLPIGHYAPNSPGHKEFTNLWKFVNSQIRK; encoded by the coding sequence ATGAAAACGATAATCTCATGTTTGAACCTAAAAGGTGGCTGTGGAAAGTCTTCCACGATTGTAAACTTAGGAGGGGTCTTTTCAGAGAACAAGAAAAAACCACTTCTAATAGACCTAGACGAACAGCAATCCTCTACCCATTGGGCAAGGCAAGGCGGAGACAAGTTTCCCTTTCCTGTTATTCCCCTATCTATTGAAACAGCAGGAAAAGTTAAAAGCGAAATCGAACGGCTGGCGAACGAACACAAAGCAGACACAATCCTAATAGATACTCCACCACAGCTAGAAGATGATGCGCTTATTACAGCCTTGCTTTCAGACATTGTGTTAATCCCTGTATCTCCAAGCCCTCTCGATCTTTGGGCAGCCCAACAGGCTGTAAATACAATTAAAGATGCAAGAGAAGAAAGAGGGGGAAAGCTTCCCAAAGCCATTCTGATTCCTTCAAGAGTGATGAATAGAACCACGCTTGCAAAGGATATCAAAGGATCATTGAAAGCATTTGGAGAACCTATATCACCAGCAATTTCCTTAAGAGTGGCAATAGCAGAAGCTGCAATAGCAGGGCTTCCAATAGGACACTATGCACCGAACAGCCCTGGCCACAAAGAATTTACGAATTTATGGAAATTCGTAAATTCACAAATACGAAAATAA